The genomic stretch CGCCGCTCCAGCACCTCGGCGAGGTCCGGCCGGATCCGGTCGAGGTCGACCTCCTCGGTTCCCGTGTCGGCCGCGCCATCGGCCTCACCGGGCGCAATCGTCAGCAGGATTGCGCCCTCGACGACCGGCACCCCTTCCCCAACCTCGACCCGCACCACCGTCCCCGCGCACGGCGCCGTCACCTCGTGCTCCATTTTCATCGCTTCCATCACCGCCACCACCTGCCCGGCCCGCACCGTCTGCCCCGGCTCTGCCTGGACCGCGACGACGGTGCCCTGGAGCGGCGCGCGGACTGCTTCTTCGCCTTCGGCGACCGGCTGCGGCTCAGGCCGCGACGCAGCGGTCTGCCGCTTCCCGTAGTCAAGCACCGCCAGTGGGTCGCTCGTGTCGATGCGGGCTCCCGCAACCTGGCCACCGGCCTGGGAAGCCTCCGGCGCCTCTGGCGCGAGCTGCGCAGCGCGCTCGACCAGCTCCGCGGCGTGGTCATCGATGAACCGGGTGTACAGGTCGGCCGCGGCCAGCTCCGGCCGCTCAGCAAGCGCACGCAGGAAACCGAGGTTGCTCTCCACGCCGGCCACCTCGAATTCGCCCAGCGTCCGGCGGAGGCGGGCGACGGCCGTTCCGAACTCTGGTGCCGGCGAGCGGACGACCACCTTCGCCAGCAGCGAATCAAACGCCGGGCTGATGCTGGCGCCCGCCGCCGCGGCCGTGTCCACGCGCACGAATGGTCCCGCCGGCGGTGCGAACGCAGTGAGCGTCCCCGCGGCTGGATAGGCCAGCCCGGTCGCGGTCATCCGCTCCGCGTTCACGCGGGCCTGGATGGCAAAGCCGCGCGGTGCCGGGGGCCCATCCCCGAGGCCCAGCTCGGCCAGGGTCGCGCCCCCGGCGATAGCGAGCTGCAGCGCGACCAGGTCCAGGCCGGTCACTTCCTCAGTCACCGTATGCTCCACCTGGAGCCGGGCGTTCGCCTCGATGAAGTACCAGGGTGACCCGCTGTCGAGCGGGCGCGTGGCATCGACGAGGAACTCGAACGTCCCAAGGCCGCGGTAGCGGAGCTGGCGCGCCATGGAGACGCTCGCGGCGACCAGCTGCTCCCGCAGTCCCTCCGGGAGCCCCGGCGCCGGCGCGATTTCCACTACCTTCTGGTGCCGGCGCTGCAGGCTGCACTCCCGCTCCCAGGCATGGGTGACCCCGCCCGCTCCATCGCCGACGACCTGCACCTCGATGTGCCGCGCACGTTCGATGAACCGCTCGGCATACAGCGAGCCGTCGCCGAACGCAGCCGCCGCCTCCGAGCTGGCCCGGGCGAATGCCGCCTCGAGCTCCTCCGGCGCGCGGACCACCCGCACACCCCGCCCACCCCCGCCGGACACAGCCTTGAGCAGCATCGGCGCCCCATCGAGGCTGGCCAGGAATTCCCGTGCCTGCATGACGTCGACGGCACCGCCAGTCCCCGGGACGACCGGCACGCGGCAGGCCATCGCCAGCCGCCGGGCGGCCACCTTGTCGCCCAGTGCCCCCAGCGTCTCCGGCCGCGGCCCAACGAAGATGAGCCCGGCTCCCTCGCACGCCGCGGCAAAATCCGCGCGCTCGCTCAGGAAACCGTACCCGGGGTGGACCGCATCACAGCCCGACTCCGCGGCAGCCTGCACGATGGCCGCGATGTCCAGGTAGGCGGAGACCCCCGCGCCCGGCAGCAGAACGTGCCGGTCCGCCCGGCGCAGGTGAAGACTTGCTGCGTCGTCCGCAGGGGCGACGGCGACCGTCTCAATGCCGAGCTCGGCGGCGGCCCGCAAGATTCGCAGGGCAATCTCCCCGCGGTTCGCGATCAGGAGGCGGCGAATCGGCATGGTCCGTCGGGAGCCCCGTCGTGGTGGTCGAAGCATACCGGCCCGCGCTCATTCGCGCTCCGGCCCTTTCCCCCCGAACGCCATTCGCGTACCCTCCCCCGCGAGGAGTGGAACGATGCACTACCGAACGTTATGGCTCGGCGCAATCTCCGGCCTGGCACTCCATCTCGCAGGGCTCGGCTGGGACGTCTACCGCCACTCGCGCGACGCTACCCTCGCCCAGCGCGAGGATGTCCTCTCCCTCGCCAACCCGTCTCACCTCATGATTGTCGCCGGCACGGCCATCATGGCCGCCTGCCTTTTGGGGGTCGCGGTCGCCTGGCTGAACGAACGGAACATCGGCGGCGACGGCCCCTGGGGCTCGCTCCTCCGGGGGACCGGCCTCCCGGTGGTCGGCGTGGCCGCTGCCGGGTCAATCTGGCTCGCTTCCCGCGCCGACAGCGGCGGGCACATTCACGACGGAAGCCATCTTCACGACCCCGCGCAGGTGGTCGTCCTCGATCCAGCGCTCGCCCGGGCAGTTGGCCCGGCCATAGCGGCAAAATTTGTCGCCTCCGCCGATGGCCATACCCACGCCGCTGATGGCCCCGGTGACTCGAATCCCATGGGTGAAGGTTCGGCTCACCATCACCACGAAGAGGTCCCGGTAACCGCTGAACAGCTCGCGGCCGCAGCCGCATTCGTCGTTGAACTCCGCGCGAACATCACACCCTACGAAGACATCCGGAGGGCCATGGCCGACGGTTACATACAAATCACCCAGGACCTGCCCGGCATCGCGGCCCATTTCATCAAGCTCGACTACCAGCGCGACGGACACGAAATGGACCCCGCTCGCCCCGAGGTGCTGTTGTACACGAAGCGTCTCGATGGGACGTGGCGCCTCGTCGGCGCAATGTTCCTTGCCGAAGGGGTCACGGAAGAGTCGCCCTCGTACTTCGGCCCGCTCGATGCCTGGCACTACCACGAAAACCTCTGCTTTGTGGGCAATGGCGTCCGCACGGTCGCCAGCCGCCAGCAGTGCCCGGGCATATTCACTGCCCGGACTCCGTGGCAGCTCCACGTGTGGACCGTGCCGACCCGAGGCGGGGTCTTCGCCCACGACATGCCGGAGATTGACCCGGGCGCCTACCCCGGTGCGATGGTGCCAGCTGCCGCCGAGCTCCGCGTGCAGGGCCGATAGCGCAGTCGCTCGGCCAGCGTCAGGACGTTACCGCGCCTTTGGAGGCGCTCGAAACCTGGGCCGCGTACTTGGCGAACACCCCGCGCGTGTACTTCGGCGGGCGCGGCTTCCACTCCGCCCGGCGCCGTTCGAGCTCCGCCGCATCCACATGGAGCGTCAGCTTCCGCCCCTTAACGTCGAAGCTGATGATGTCCCCTTCCCGCACCAGCGCGATCGGCCCGCCGACTGCCGCCTCGGGTGCCACGTGCCCCGCCATCAGCCCGCGCGTCGCGCCGCTGAAGCGCCCGTCCGTCAGCAGCGCAACCGACTCGCCGAGGCCCTCGCCCACCAGTGCAGCGGTCACGCCGAGCATCTCACGCATGCCCGGCCCGCCCTTCGGCCCCTCGTTCCGGATAACCACCACATCGCCGGGCCGGATCTGGCGCGCCGTCACTGCGTGGAACGCATCCTCCTCGCACTCGAACACCCGGGCAGGACCTTCGTGGTACATCCGCTCGTGTCCCGCGACCTTGATGACGCAGCCCTCCGGCGCGAGGTTGCCTTTGAGGATGACCAGCCCTCCGGTCGGCTTGAGCGCCTTCTCAACGGGGAGGATGACATCCTGGCCCGGGGTTTCGACCGCCTCGGCTGCCTCTTCCGCGATCGTTCGCCCCGTCACGGTCATCACGTTGCCGTGGAGCTTGCCGGCCTCGAGCAGCCGCTTCGCCAGCAATCGCGTGCCGCCGGCCCGGTCCATGTCGAGCGCAACGTAGCGGCCGCCTGGGCGAAGGTCCCCGATGAGCGGCGTCTGCTCCGAGATGCGGTCGAAGTCGTCGATGTCGAGCGGCACGCCGGCTTCGTGCGCGATGGCGAGGAGGTGCAGCACCGCGTTGGTCGACCCGCCCGTCGAAGCCGCGCAGATGATGCCGTTCTCGAACGCCTGCCGGGTCAGGATATCGCGCGGCAGGAGGCCGTCGTTTAGGACCTTCATCACGAGCTCGCCCGCCTGGAACGCCACCTTCCGCTTCCGCCTGTCGGTCGCGCCCACGGTCGCACTGCCCATCGGCGAAAGCCCCATAAACTCCATGACAGTAGCCATGGTGTTTGCGGTGTACTGGGCACCGCAGGCCCCCGCTCCGGGGCAGGCGGCGTCCACAATTTCTTCAAGCTCCTCTTCGGAAAGCTTGCCCGCAGCGTGCTGCCCCACCCCTTCAAAGACGTCCTGGATGGTGATGTCGCGCCCGCGGTACCTGCCGGGTGCAATCGAACCCCCGTACAGGACCAGCCCCGGGATGTTCAGGCGGGCCAGCGCCATCGCCGCCGCGGGAATCGTCTTGTCGCAGCCCACGATGATGACCGCCGCGTCGAACGAGTACCCGACCGCCGCGAGCTCGATCGAGTCCGCAATCAGTTCGCGCGAGACCAGCGAGGCCTTCATCCCTTCCGTGCCCATCGAGATGCCGTCGGAGATCGCAACCGTGTTGACCTCCATCGGCGTGCCGCCGGCCGCCCAGATGCCCGACATCACCTCCGACGCCAGCTCGCGGTGGTTGAAATTGCACGGCATCGTGCCGATCCACGAATGCGCGACCATCACGAGCGGCCGCTTCAGGTCCTCTGTCGTATACCCGACCGATTTCAGGTACGAACGCGCCGGGGCCCGGTCGGGGCCATCGACGAGGATGCGGCTGTGGGCTCGCGGGTCGTAGCTCATGCTCTGCTCCGAATATGGGGTTGCGTTGCGCAAAGCTTACTCCGGGCTCTCCTGCCGGACGAATCGCAGGGTCGGTTGCTGGCAGCAACTTTGCCATGCCGGTGTGGTATGCTCCCGCCATGCGCCGCACCAGCTTCGCCGAGATGCCCTGCTCTGTCGCTCGCACCCTTGAGGTGATCGGCGAATGGTGGACCATGCTCGTCATCCGCGAGGCCTTCAACGGCGTCCGCCGCTTCGACGACTTCCAGCAGCGGCTTGGTATTGCGCGCAACGTCCTGGCGGCCCGCCTCCAGCGCCTCGTCGAACATGGCGTCCTCGAGCGCCGCCAGTACCAGGACCGGCCGCCCCGTTGCGAGTACCGCCTGACTGAAAAGGGGCGCGACCTCTACCCCGTGCTCGTCGCCATGCTCTCGTGGGGCGACCGCTGGATGGCCGGGCCGGAAGGGCCGCCGCTGACCCTCACCCACCAGTGCGGCCATGTCCTCGGAGCCCGGCTCGTCTGTGGCGGCTGCGGGGAGCCGCTCGACCCGCGCCACGTCCGGGCCGAGCGGTCCCACCGCGGGGCTGCCCCGGCCGAGTAGGCTAGATCCCAGGGCGCGGGTCTGCTCCGTCTGCTTCCCTCGCTGCCGCACGCGGGCGCGGCCGGGTGCGGGGGGCACCTGCACTTCGTGCCGATACGGGATCTCGATGCCCTCCCGGTCGAATCGGTCTTTCACCCGGCGCCGCAGCTCGCCCATCAGCTCCCACTGCTTGAACGGCTTCACGTCGCCAACGACTTTCAGCTCCACTCCGTCCTCCGCCAGCCGGTCGACGCGCACCACCGCCGGTGTGCTCAGGAAGTCGTCGGGCCGGTCCGCAACCAGCCGCTCGCACTCCTCATTGATAACCGGGACTACACGACTCAGGTCCTCTTCGTACGCGACGAGGATGTTGAGATTGATGCGGCTGAACCCGGACGTCATGTTCGTGGCCACGGTGATGGCGCTATTGGGAATGATGTGCACGTTTCCGTCCAGATCCCGGAGCACCGTCCGCCTCGGCGTAATCTCAACGACCTGCCCGCTGACCCCCGCCACCCGCACCACATCGCCGACCGCATACTGTCCTTCGACGAGGATGAAGAGCCCGTT from Tepidiforma thermophila encodes the following:
- a CDS encoding winged helix-turn-helix transcriptional regulator, whose translation is MRRTSFAEMPCSVARTLEVIGEWWTMLVIREAFNGVRRFDDFQQRLGIARNVLAARLQRLVEHGVLERRQYQDRPPRCEYRLTEKGRDLYPVLVAMLSWGDRWMAGPEGPPLTLTHQCGHVLGARLVCGGCGEPLDPRHVRAERSHRGAAPAE
- the ilvD gene encoding dihydroxy-acid dehydratase encodes the protein MSYDPRAHSRILVDGPDRAPARSYLKSVGYTTEDLKRPLVMVAHSWIGTMPCNFNHRELASEVMSGIWAAGGTPMEVNTVAISDGISMGTEGMKASLVSRELIADSIELAAVGYSFDAAVIIVGCDKTIPAAAMALARLNIPGLVLYGGSIAPGRYRGRDITIQDVFEGVGQHAAGKLSEEELEEIVDAACPGAGACGAQYTANTMATVMEFMGLSPMGSATVGATDRRKRKVAFQAGELVMKVLNDGLLPRDILTRQAFENGIICAASTGGSTNAVLHLLAIAHEAGVPLDIDDFDRISEQTPLIGDLRPGGRYVALDMDRAGGTRLLAKRLLEAGKLHGNVMTVTGRTIAEEAAEAVETPGQDVILPVEKALKPTGGLVILKGNLAPEGCVIKVAGHERMYHEGPARVFECEEDAFHAVTARQIRPGDVVVIRNEGPKGGPGMREMLGVTAALVGEGLGESVALLTDGRFSGATRGLMAGHVAPEAAVGGPIALVREGDIISFDVKGRKLTLHVDAAELERRRAEWKPRPPKYTRGVFAKYAAQVSSASKGAVTS
- a CDS encoding acetyl-CoA carboxylase family protein, translating into MPIRRLLIANRGEIALRILRAAAELGIETVAVAPADDAASLHLRRADRHVLLPGAGVSAYLDIAAIVQAAAESGCDAVHPGYGFLSERADFAAACEGAGLIFVGPRPETLGALGDKVAARRLAMACRVPVVPGTGGAVDVMQAREFLASLDGAPMLLKAVSGGGGRGVRVVRAPEELEAAFARASSEAAAAFGDGSLYAERFIERARHIEVQVVGDGAGGVTHAWERECSLQRRHQKVVEIAPAPGLPEGLREQLVAASVSMARQLRYRGLGTFEFLVDATRPLDSGSPWYFIEANARLQVEHTVTEEVTGLDLVALQLAIAGGATLAELGLGDGPPAPRGFAIQARVNAERMTATGLAYPAAGTLTAFAPPAGPFVRVDTAAAAGASISPAFDSLLAKVVVRSPAPEFGTAVARLRRTLGEFEVAGVESNLGFLRALAERPELAAADLYTRFIDDHAAELVERAAQLAPEAPEASQAGGQVAGARIDTSDPLAVLDYGKRQTAASRPEPQPVAEGEEAVRAPLQGTVVAVQAEPGQTVRAGQVVAVMEAMKMEHEVTAPCAGTVVRVEVGEGVPVVEGAILLTIAPGEADGAADTGTEEVDLDRIRPDLAEVLERRARTRDERRPEAVAKRHATGHRTARENIAHLCDPGTFIEYGPLVLAAQRARRSLEELIEKTPADGLVTGVGSVNGELFGDPASRCAIMAYDYTVLAGTQGGQNHRKTDRIIDVAEQGRMPFILFAEGGGGRPGDTDIVASALSPPTFTRFAQLSGLVPMIGITTGRCFAGNAALLGCCDVVIATEDANIGMGGPAMIEGGGLGIYAPEEIGPTSVQVPNGVIDILVRDEAEAVEVAKQYLSYFQGNLPTWEAADQRLLRTVVPENRLRVYDVRKAIRLVFDTGSVLELRPRFGVGIITALARLEGRPVGVVANNPAHLGGAIDSDGADKAARFLQLCDAFDLPVVYFCDTPGIMVGPEVEKTALVRHAARLFLTGANISVPTFTVILRKAYGLGAIAMAGGTYHRPLFTVAWPTAEFGGMGLEGSVKLGYRNELAAIADPEKRREFFEAMVARAYERGKALNQASLFEVDDAIDPAETRDWLTGLLRSIRPGPPRTAKKRPNIDAW